GAACATGGTATACACACCCACCAGACAATCTTGAGATCCACTCATGATAACCCCAACACTCAAAACCCATCCATAAGTCATTGAGGCTCACCTCTTCCCCATCTCCGACCCTCCTTACAAACCCTCTCACCACCCATGCCCCCTTTTTTCCCTTCACACCTCACACATACCAAGACCTGACAAACACATAAACCATATGGATGAAAAAACCAAAGCATATACTTACCCAGAGCTACCACTGCGTCCTGAAGAATAGTTACCATACACTCCATATGGGTCACCACTAAGGCGTAcctaagaaaaataaaaatacagcTAGCTGTTAGATATAAAGTACTAGCGGATGAAAGACATACGTTCCCTCAACTATATTGGTTGCTCAAAACAAGAATAATAAAGTGACTTGACAAAGAGAAGTTAAAGATATCATGATACATCATTAAGATGGAGAGGGAATGTGACCTAATAAAGATCACCTAGTCATATACGGAGAAAGGTTAACAAAAATACAACAATGAGACAAAGCTTTATCTACTTAGTTAAAAAGGCTATAAGCACATAAAATAGAAGGAACGAGAAGAAATGTCACATTAAACTAATAACAAACATATGACATGTAGTTTTTAATATTCATAAGCTGAGTAAATAATATGTACACTTACCTGCACACCACCATAGCTTCCATATCCATCATTAGCTGGTAATTCGGTAGAGTAAGAATGTCCTCTCACATGACCCTTAGAATCTCTGTGATCATACTTTGGAACATCTGGCACCTCAGGTGGAACATATGGAAGCACTGGAACAAATGTAGACATTACGCCTTCTCTATCAAAAAGATTTGCCCTTAAGCGTGAGGTAATTTGTAAGAATGCGTCTTTAGCAAGATCAAGTTCTGCAGAAATCTAACGAAAAAGGGAAACAAAAGATTATTGCGGTActtacacatacacatataatgaTCTGAAATAAAACACAACAAAGAAACATTTTTGCTTACCTGTACCATCTCGTCGTCATCCCCGGCAATTTTCGGAAGGTCCCCCTTTGAAATAATGCGAACAGTAGCTTTGCTAATTCTTCTGATTTCTGTGATTATTGATCCTCCTTTCCCAATAAGGCATCCAATTCGAGAGGCTGGAACAAGCAATCGAGTAGTATACGAAACATGACCAGAATCTCTTTCAACTCTCTCACTGCACTTGGGTTGCAAACGCAGTGCAGCCTCAATAGTTGGAGAAAatgtatcttcaaatatctgtACATATATTATTGCAACTATGTGAAGACTTCGATCTTTATACTTTACATATTTTATGTACTATTCTAAATTATACAAAGTCCAACTTACCTCATCTGCGGAAATAGTTATTAAGCAATCATCACCCTCAGTCTTTGAACTATCAACTCTGATAGACGCTCTAGTTTCCTGCCTAATTTGATTAATTGCAGCACCACCCTTGCCGATTACACCACCAATGTTTGAAGTAGGACAGATCAAACGAAGAGAAAACTCCCTTGGAGATGATCCCTCCCTTGAAGCAGGGTAGTAACTTTGTGGCCATTCTACACCTTCAGCCTTGTACCCACCATATGCATTAACCAACGGAGGTAAACCCATCATCGGTGCACCGGGAGTTGTACCCATAAGTGCACCACCAGAAGGATAAACATTTGGTGCAGAAGAATTAAGCAAGTGCTGTGACCGTGACGGATTATCATGAAGACGACCTGCTATTTGGAACAATGCCTTTCTCACATTAGATGCTTCACCTGATATCTGttacaaaaagaagaaaagacagATAAGCCGGAAATGTCACAGATATAACTTATATAACTCATATATCACGGACTTGGTAAGTCAATTTAGGAAGCTTTCTACGATAAACGCTATTAAAATTCGACTCTTTAAACATCAGATGGAAATGTCGAACATATTCCATGCAAATAGTAAATTTAGTTCAACATTTCACAAGCCAACATCAACAAAATATAAACCACTAACACcacaagaaaaaagaaaaaaaaacgataATGCAAGAGAAACCGACTGCAAAATAAATTCCATACCTGCACAAGTTCATCACTACTTAAAGCACAAGCAGGCAAATGATTATCCTTCAAGATCCGAATCTGAGCACCAGTATCACTCCGTATATCCTGAACAATTTTTCCGCCTTTTCCAATACAACATCCAATCTGATCTGCTTGGACAAGAAGTCTAACTGTAATTTGTGCTCCATCCATATCatcctcctcatcatcatcatcccctCGATCATCACTAATAACTCTATCATGAACTTTAAAAAGAGCATCCATTGACGGACACACTCGCTCATCCATCCCCTCAAACTCATTTGTTTCCTCACTATTACTATAAACAGTAACAACCCGATCATCACATCCTTTCACCGTCTCACCAATTCTAATTTTAGCCTTAGTTTCTGCTCTCATCTGCTTAACAATTTCCCCACCCTTTCCCATTATACTACCAATCTTTATACTAGGACATAAGTAACGATACACCGTATCATTGGGACCAATCGAGTTCAGCCCTCGATCATCGTTACTATTCCGTCTCTTGTTTCTACCATGATCATTATAATCTGAATGTGATCTCTTTCCATGACTGTTTCTTTGCCCAGCCATCTTATACAAAAATAGTCCTAATCCTATTCCCACCAAAATTTAAcagtaattaattattaattacataGACACAAATAATGTGACATTATGCTAACATGTACAGAACTAAAAGCAATAAACAAAATGGGTATTACTTAAATCCCAAAAAGATGCAAACTTTATCATCTAAGAATTAATTAAAgtaactattttatttattataattcaaGAATATATTGAAGGGATTTTTCAAATGGGTATTCTTGAAACACCAAAAAAGATTTAAGCTTTATCATCcaataatttattaagtaattTTATACATCAAATCCTtacaataattttattaatcaatgatattttagaaaaaaaaaatttcttttttttcttttagaatcCAAAAAATATTGAAGGACTTTCTAGGATGGGTATTAATGAAGCCCGAAAGAGATTCGAACTTTAATATGTAAAGTAATTAATTGATGAAtttaaattgttttataattaaatcAAGAATAAATAGAAggggatttagggttttgatacCTGGTGAATTGCAGAGAGTATTGTACAAAGTCAAAGAGATATTTAGGAATTAAAAAAGTGATATATGTATGGATTTTGGTGAATCTATAGTCTACGTTTTGGGTTTCTGATTTTTTATCTATGGTCGTTGATGGGTCAATAAACAACTCCTTTTTCTAAGTGGCCGGAATGCAAGAGAAGTATAGTGTGTATTAAGGGCGAGAAAATCTAAccgaaaaccaaaaattaaaaaaaacctgaTAAAGCTGAACCCAAAAAACGAAAATCGAAcgaaccaaaaactgaaaaaaacctGATAAAGCTGAACCCAAAAAATGAGAACCGGACAAAATctattggtttggtttttggtttcCAAAACCGAATtgatcggttcgggtttcggtttcatatgctaaaaaaatcgatcaaaaattgaaccgaaccgaactaaatatactttaatttattttatatttatatcatattacaattatatttattactaataatttgtaattatactaatatatttaaactttttgtctttttagtttacaaatctatataaattgtatcttttagatgaaaacgtacaaTAAAATCGATTCGTTCTATAgaagttatatcaattttaacacctataaaagatataattagttaataaaagcATCTCTATATTGTAGTTtccatatcatattttttttcttaccaattgaaaattaaatttataacataataaacaaaaaagtaacaaaaaaaattataaaaaaaccaaaacaaaaccgaaaccgatccaaaccgaaccaGAAAACCGACAAAtcaaaccgaacaaaaaccaatccaatggttttggttttctaaaaaccgaatggatcggttcgggtttcgattttagccaaaaacctACCCAAACCTATCCATACTCACCCTAGTGTGTATGAACTTTTGCCCAACTTTATTTTATGCAAGaaactattttaaaaattatagggTAATCAAAAGTTATCGGCTAATTACACTACTTTTACTTTGACCCGTTAACTACTTATATGGAATGTTTGACTGGATTTTATACaattgaaaaaattaaagaaacatTATTTTACGCATATATAGTATGCAAAACAGTTACACACACTCGATCTAAGCCCTCCAACACGTCAATGAATCGCCTGAAATCACTGAATTCAGGTCCGATCGATGATCTGAAACACTTTCTTCGTTGAACAAAGCTACATTTCCCCCAAAAATCGAAACAATCATaagttttttgattgttttactatagaaaaccctaaaatttgaattttgactaTAAATAATCGGGTTTTCACTTAGCAAATACACAAACATATTAACAAGTACGTGAAATAACCCTAATCTAATCTAATTCGACTAGTTACATTAGGGCAACAAACAAATCTCCTTCTAGGGTTTGTGAtgatgtgttttatttttttggttgaaaaacaaaatgatttttaattataaaaactaacattgttttaaaaatataaaatgttgtaCGAGTAAATACTTAAACAAAACACACTAATGAGCAGTAGACCCGATCAAAAGTATATAGTGTTATGGTAAGTACAAGATTGTTCGCAGGGACGCTTGCACTACCTAGTCTAATAATAATGAGTAATTCTAGCGGTTGGGagttgtcacgatttcctattaaaagtaattaaaccAAAAGTAAAGTAGAAGCCGTAACAGCTTGGTCTAGCGATAAGCTTCATTTAAATCTAGAAAATgaattgaaaaacaaataacgataattaaattaaaatacttgtttgacatCTCTGATCTCATGATACGACCTAATATTATCCTATCTACTTGCTAGTCTGTTGGAAAACTTAATCACAGTTGCCTAATAAACTAGTGTTGTCCA
The Erigeron canadensis isolate Cc75 chromosome 2, C_canadensis_v1, whole genome shotgun sequence DNA segment above includes these coding regions:
- the LOC122586838 gene encoding KH domain-containing protein At4g18375-like, with the translated sequence MAGQRNSHGKRSHSDYNDHGRNKRRNSNDDRGLNSIGPNDTVYRYLCPSIKIGSIMGKGGEIVKQMRAETKAKIRIGETVKGCDDRVVTVYSNSEETNEFEGMDERVCPSMDALFKVHDRVISDDRGDDDDEEDDMDGAQITVRLLVQADQIGCCIGKGGKIVQDIRSDTGAQIRILKDNHLPACALSSDELVQISGEASNVRKALFQIAGRLHDNPSRSQHLLNSSAPNVYPSGGALMGTTPGAPMMGLPPLVNAYGGYKAEGVEWPQSYYPASREGSSPREFSLRLICPTSNIGGVIGKGGAAINQIRQETRASIRVDSSKTEGDDCLITISADEIFEDTFSPTIEAALRLQPKCSERVERDSGHVSYTTRLLVPASRIGCLIGKGGSIITEIRRISKATVRIISKGDLPKIAGDDDEMVQISAELDLAKDAFLQITSRLRANLFDREGVMSTFVPVLPYVPPEVPDVPKYDHRDSKGHVRGHSYSTELPANDGYGSYGGVQVRLSGDPYGVYGNYSSGRSGSSGGTRHNTSSRRRDYNY